GACACCCGCAGGACCACTCTGCCCAAGGCCGGCAAAGAGGGGTTCGTTACTGCAGAGGCGTAGGATAGCGTCTTGCGTCTGGAGTGACGAAAAGCGGCCGCAGCGAGATCACCTGCCCAGGAAGCGCTCCAGGCCCTTGATCGGTCCCACCTCCCGGATCCGGGAGAACGCACGAGCTTCGATCTTCTTCACCTCGCCGATGGTCAGGCCCAGGGTGGCGGCCACCTCGCCGGGCTTGGCCGGCGTGCCGTCCGACAAACCCATCCGCAGCTCGAGGACCCGCCGCTCGATGTCGGGCAGGCGCCGCAGGACACCAGACAGCTTGCCCCGCAGATCACGCAGGGCGGCATCCTCGTCATGGCGCCCAGAGGCGCGAGTGGGTCGGTCAGTCACGATGCCCACATGCTACCGGGTCCGCAGGGGCCCACATGGCCCCCACCACCGTCCGCGCATGCGACCATGGACGGCATGGTCCTCGTGCTCGCCACCGTGCTCTGCGCGGTCCTGATCGGCTACGCGCGCGGCGGCCGGCTGGCCAACCTGGGGTACGTGCACCTCCGGCAGGGCTGGCTCGTGCTGGCCTCCGTGGTCGCCCAGGTCGTGCTGGCCGCCGTGAGCATGGCCGGCGGTCCGACCGCCGCGATGGCCCCGCCCATGCTGCTGGTCAGCCACGTCGCCCTCCTGGCCTTCGTGGTCTGCAACCGCATCCTGCCCGGCATGCTGCTCGTGTTCGCGGGCTTTGCGATGAACGCCGCGGTCATCACCGCCAACGGGGCGATGCCGGTCGCCCGGGACGCGCTGCTGGCGGTCTCCCGCGGGGAGGCGACCACGATCACCCCTGGCAAGCACCGCCTGCTGGCCGAGGGCGACCTGCTCACCCCGCTGGCTGACATCTTCGCGATCCCGGTGCTGCGCACGGTCGTCAGCGCCGGCGACGTCGTGCTCGCCGCCGGTGTGGCGATCCTCGTCGTGAACCTGATGGCCGTGCGCTCACGACCGCGCGGGGAGCGCGCCCAGAGCGAGCAGGCCGCCTAGCGCATCCAGTCGAGGGTGGCGCCGAGCCCCTCGCGCAGCGTCGTCCACGGCTTCCACCCCAGCTCTGCACCGGCCCGACGGGCGTCGAGCGCGATCTGGCGGAGCTCACCGGTGCGCTCGGGGGCGTGTTCGGCCCGGGCGGCGTACCCGGTCAGGTCGGCCAGCTCCGCGAACAGCGCGTTGACCGACGTGGGCTCGCCGGTGCCGATGTTGCACCGCAGCCCGTCGCCCCGATCCATCGCCAGCACGAAGGCGTGGACGACGTCGTCGACGAACACGAAGTCGCGGGTCTGCTCGCCGTCGCCGTAGATGGTGACCGGCTGCTCGGCGAGCATGCGCCCACCGAAGATCGAGACCACGCCCGCCTCGCCCCCCGGATCCTGGCGCGGTCCGAAGACGTTCGCCAGCGCCAGCGACGTCCACCGCAGCCCGTACATGGCCTCGTAGGCGTGCAGGTACTCCTCCACCCCCCGCTTGCTGGCGCCGTAGGGCGAGTGCGGATGGCCGGGGTAGGCCTCGTCGATCGGCAGCTCGTCAGCGGTCGGCTCCCCGTAGATGCAGCCACCCGAGGTGGTGAGGACCACCTTCTCCACGTCGTTGCGCCGGCAGGCTTCGAGCAACGCCACGGTGCCGATCACGTTGACCATCGCGTCGTGGACCGGGTCGACGACGCTCTGGCGCACGTCGATCTGCGCCGCGAGGTGCAGGACGATCTGCGGGCGTGCCCGGGCCACGGCTGGTTCCAGGGCGGTGGAGGTGATGTCGAGGCGGGAGAAGCGCAGTGGCAGGTCGGGGTCGCGGCGAGCCTGCGCCAGGTTGTGCAGGTACCCGGTCGACAAGTTGTCGAGGACGGTCACCTCGTGGCCGTCGGCGAGCAGGCGGTCGACGAGGTTGGAGCCGATGAACCCGGCACCCCCGGTGACGAGCACGCGCATGGTCGAGCGCCTTCCTGCGGAAAGCCCGGCCGGTCAGCGGGCGGTCAAGTTGTCGATGACCCGATCGAGCAGGCCCGACGGCGCTGCATCCTTGCACTTCGACGCGATCAGGGCCCGCAGCTCGCGCTGGAAGTCCGCGCGGTCCACGCACGGGGGGCACTCCCCCAGGTGACGACGCACGGCCTCCTCGAGGTCGTCACCGCACTCGCCGTCGAGGAACACGTCGAGCTCCGCCAGCACCTCACGGCAGGATTCGTTCATGTCGACGGTTCCTCCGGGTCGGGGTGGTCCTGGGGGCCGAGCAGGCCCCGGTCGCGGGCGTAGCTGTACAACGCCTTGTGGAGCCTGGCTCTTCCCCGATGCAGCCGGCTCATCACGGTCCCGACCGGCGTCCCCATGATCTCGGCGATCTCGGCGTAGCGGAAGCCCTCCACGTCGGCCAGGTACACCGCCATGCGGAAGGTGTCGGGCAGCTCCGCCAGGGCGGCCTTGACCTCGTCGTCGGTCAGCCGCGAGAGGACCTCGATCTCCGCCGGGGCGTGCGGGGCACCCGCGATCCGGTCGTACAGGGAGAAGTCACGGTCCTCGGCGGCGTCGGCTGACACCTCGGTGGGGCGGCGCTGGCGACGTCGGTAGCTGTTGATGTAGGTGTTGCCGAGGATGCGGTACAGCCAGGCCTTGAGGTTCGTGCCGGGCTCGAACTGGTGGAACTTCTCGTAGGCCTTGGCGTAGGTCTCCTGCACGAGGTCCTCCGCGTCGGCCGGGTTGCGGGTGTACCGCAGCGCCGCGGAGTACAGGGCGTCGAGGTACGGCAGGGCGTCACGGGTGAAGAACGCGTGTCGCTCGGTCTCGGTCAGCTCCTGCCGAGTCGCCATGGGTGCCCTCTCCAGCGGTGTCGCCCCTCAGTCTACGCGGCGATCGAAGGTCGGCAGACTGGTGTACAAAGGTGTTGCTCCTTCTCACTCCTTGTCATATAACGAGTCTCTTCACTGGGCAAGGCTGCGGACGGAGCACCCGATGACCGACAACCCCCTCGCCGACTGGCTCCGGGCGCGGCAGGCCGCGCTGGGTGGGGCCGAGGACGCCGAGCGCGCCGACGACGCGACGGCCACCGTGGATGCCGTGACGCCCCGGTGGCCGGACGCAGCTGCGGGAGCCGAGGCGCCGGGGGGACCGGGCACCGTCCGCTGGGACCGGCCTCCCCGGGAGGGCGGGTCCCACACGCCGCGGCGCCGGCGCCTCCTGCTGATCGCCGCCCTGCCGTGGACCGTGGCCGTGCTGCTCGGTGGCCTCGCGCTGGTCACCGGTGGGAGCGATCCCGACGAGGTCGCCGCCGCCGATCAGGACGCGACCGGTCCGCCCGCCCCGGGGGCTGCGGGTCAGCCACCCCAGCCCGCCGGCCCCGTCGACCTCGCGCTCGGCGCGGCGGCGGTGGTGGCCGTGCGCCTGGCCGTGACCACCGCGGGCGACCCACCAGACGGGCAGGAGCGGCGCTACGTCGACCTGGCCGTCCCCGAATCGGTGTCCTGGGCCGGCGACCTGGCCCTGGTGACCATCCGGGCGGTGGTGATGGAGGGCCCGTCCGACCGTTGGCGGTCGGTCCGACCGGCACGCTTCGCCGTCCCGGTCGGGCTGATCGACGGCGACGCCGTCGTCCTCGACGAGCCGTGGGCACTGCCCGTGGCGGAGCACCCGGCGACCGACCCCGGGTGGACGGCTGCGGACACCGACCCCGGACCACTCGCCGGGGCCGCGGCGGCCGCCGGGTACGCCGACGTCGAGGTGCTGGAGGTGGACGCGCACCCCGACCGCCCCGCGCTGCTGCGGGCCCGCATCCGGGCCAGGGCGCCCGCCGAGCACCACCCCCGGACCCACCAGCTGTGGTTGCGGGCAGACCCGGAGCCCGCGGTGCTCGGCCTCGAGCCCCGCTCGACCCACGACGACGGGAGACGGCCATGACCGCACGTGCCCCCAGGGATCCGGCTCGGCCGCCCCCACGGCCCCGCGCGGGCGCAGGCGCCGGTCCGTGCGGTCCCGCAGGACGCCGCCCGGGGCCTCGGCGGCCGCCCGAGCGCGATGCGGGCGCCGAACAGCTGCACCGCCTGGCCGCAGGGTTCGTGCAGGCGTTCCTGGAGGTGGAGTGCGGCCTGCGGCCGCGAGACCAGCTGATACCCGTCCTGTGCCCGCTGCTCGCTGACCGCCTGTTCCCGGTCTGGGTGCGTCAGGGCGCACTCGGTCGCGTCGTGCGCATCTACGGGGTCCGGGTCACCCCCCGCCGCTACGAGGCGGTCGTGCTCGTCCGCCGCGGCCCGCGGGTCGGGGCGCTGGTCGTCGCGCTGGCCCGCAGCGACCGCGGGTGGCGCGTCGTGGATGCGGCGCGTTGCGAGGATGCCGCCACCGCGACCAGGCCCGTTCGGCCGCCGCGGGCCCCAGCGCCGATCGGCGGGCCGGAGGCCCGCATACTGGCCGCTGGGCCTCCAGCCCGCTAGGGTGAGTGGCGCATGCACGCACACCCCCCCGCGTGGCGCGTCAGACCGGCCCATCTCACAGCCCCCATGACGTGGGGTGCGGTGGCGGTGGTCGGGCTGCTCGTTGCCGCGCTAGTCGTCTGGCCGGCCTCCACCCCGGCCCACGCCGGCGACCCCCGGATCGAACGCGCGCAGGAACAGCGCCGGCAGGCCCAGCAGCACCTGGACGGGGTCCTCCAGCACCTGCGCGCCGTCGAGGCCGAGGTTGCCCGGGCCGAAGCGGAACTGGCCGGCCTGACCAGCAAGACCGACGCCCACCGGGAGGACGCACGGCAGGCCACCGCCGCCGTGGCGCACCTCGCCCAGACCTCCTACCGCTACGGCAGCGCCGACCCCACCTTGGCCCTGCTGGCCAGCGACTCCCCCGATCAGGCGATGGAGCACGCCCGTCTGCTCGGCGTCGTCGCGCGACAGGGCCGAGAGGGCTACGAGGCGGCCTCCGCCGCGCGGATCCGCACCCAGGTCGCCGCCGAGGAGGCCGACCGGGTCGCGGCGACGCTCGCCGCCAGCCGCGACGAGCTGGAACGGACCAGACGAGAGGCGGCCGGCCTCGTGGCCACCGCCCAGCGCGAGGAGGAGGAGGCGCGCACGGTCGTGGCCGCCGAGCAGGCGGCGGCAGCGCGCGCCCGGGCCGCACGCGAGGCCGCTGCCGCTGCCGCTTCGCGCCCCGCCCGGGGCGGGTCCTCCTCGAGCGCCCCCGCCGACGGCCCCGTCGACGCCCCCGCAAGCGCGCCGGCCAGCGCCGCCGCACCGGTGGCCGGCGGCGTGGCCTGCCCGGTCGGCCGGCCGCACAGCTACAGCGACACATGGGGGGCGGCTCGCTCCGGCGGCCGTGCCCACAAGGGCACCGACATCCTCGCCGCCCGGGGCATCCCCATCTACGCGTACGAGAGCGGGGTGGTCTCGCGCCTGAACTCCAACCGGCTCGGCGGGATCTCGCTGTACCTGCAGGGCAACAGCGGCAACCGGTACTACTACACGCACCTCCAGGGCTACGTCGCCGGGCTGTCTGCCGGGCAGCAGGTCAGCGCCGGCCAGCAGATCGCCATCAACGGTGACACCGGCAACGCCCGGGGCATCCCCCATCTGCACTTCGAGGTCTTCCCCGGCGGCGGCGGCAACGCCAATCCCTACCCGTACGTGCGCCGAGCCTGCGGATAGCCGTGCAGGGATGAGCCCGGAGCTCGTGGCCGTCGCCGTCGAGCGCCTGGCGGGGATCCGAGCCGTGACGCCGTCGACGGCCACGGCGCGCACGCTGACCGACGCCGGCCTGCGGGTCGACCCCGTCGCGCTGACCGACCTGGGCGCGGCGTCGGCCCCGGCCGTGGTGCTGCTCGACGACGAGCTCGCCCGCGCCGGCGAGCACGCCGAGGGTCTCCTCGCGCAGGCGGCCCAGGTGCTGGTCCGCGGGGGCCTGGTGGTGGCAGGGGCCCGCGGCACCGTCCACGCCGCCGTGACCGGACGCGGGAGGGATCCCGGGCGCACCTTCACCGCTGTCGAGCTGTCCCGCGCGCTCGGCCATCACGGCTTCGCCGTCGAGCTGCTGTGCGCACCCGGTGCCGGGCGGGCGCTCGCGGGGACCGCTGCCGCCTACGAGCCGGACACTGACCGCCAGCCGGGCCTGCTCGACGCCGCTCCCCACGTGGTGGCGGCCGGTCGCCGCTATCCCGACGACGCCGCCCGCAGCGCCGCGTTCTTCTCCAGCCTTCCGCGCAAGGTCGTCGCTGCCGCGACCCTCTGCCACGACGCGCAGGGCCGGCTCCTGTGCGTCCACGACAGCTTCAAGCGCCACTGGACCATCCCCGGTGGGGTCGTGGACGCTGACGAGGACCCCCGCACCGGTGCGGAACGCGAGACCTGGGAGGAGGCGGGGTTGCGGGTCCGGGGCGGCGACCTCCTCGGCGTCTTCGCCGCCTCGTGGCCCGACCGGCTGATCCTCATCTACGCCGCGACGGCCCTCGACGACACCACGCAACGCCTCATCCCGCGCCACAGCCACGAGATCGACGACGTCGCCTGGCTGCCCCACGACGAGGCTCTGGCGCGCCTCGCCCCGCACAAGGCGGACCAGGTCCGCCGCTGCCTCGACACCCCCGGGGGCACCTGGCGCCAGGGACCGGTCGGCTAGCCCGCGTCAGGCGGCGTCAGGCGGCGTCAGGCGGCTTGGTCTCGGTGCGTCGCGTGAGCGACCGACCGATGCGCGAGCGCCGCGCCCCGCGGCCGGCTGAACGCGCTTTGGCGTGCAGGAATCGCTGCGCGCGCCAGGCCCACACGAACTCCGTGGCCAGGATGGCGAACCCCAGCACGACCACGAGCAGGCCCGGCCCCGGCAGCACGAGCAGGAGCAGGCCGAGCACCACCACGGTGAAGCCGAGCAGCGTCACCACCATGCGGCGCGCGTCCCAGCGACGGTTCGCGAGCTTGGCGCGGATGCGGTCGGTGTCGTCAGTCATCGTGCCCAGACTATCCCCCGGAGAGGGCCGCAGGGATCCTCCATGTTGGGGTGGGTAGCCCGGCGCAGCAGCGGGGAGACTGCTCTCCTCAGGGAAGGAGCCAGCACCATGCGCACCGCAGGCATCGGACGGGTCATGAAGAAGGTGGGAGGGATGCTCGACGGCACTGGCCGGGGCTCGCAACCGGCCGGCAGGCGCTCGGCCAGGCCCCGGGCTCGTAGCCGAACCCCGGGGACCGGGGGGGGCGGCGGGGCCGGCGGGGCCGGCGGACTCGGCCAACTGGGGCGGATGGCAAAGAGGTTCCTGCGCTGAAGCTGAGCAAGCTGTCGCATGATGAGGCTTCGCTGTCTGGTGTGGGATGCGAGGTATTCGGGGTCGCGTCGTGACGGTCGTCTGCAGGCTGGTCGCCGCAGCAGTCGACCGCTCTGCCGTTGTGCGCTCTGGCTGCGGTGGCGCGGTGCGCGCCAGCGCGGACACGTCGCCGTGCCGACTCACGCCAACGCGGACACTTCCCCGAACACAACGGGCAAAACGTACGCCTTTTTATACCTATCTATACGGGTATACACCTTTCAGGGAACGGCGAAGTGTCCGCGTTACGCACACCCACGCCGGCAAAGTGTCCGCGCTGCGCCCGCTACACGCCGCCCACGGGTCCGTGCGACT
The genomic region above belongs to Egibacteraceae bacterium and contains:
- a CDS encoding sigma factor-like helix-turn-helix DNA-binding protein; the protein is MTDRPTRASGRHDEDAALRDLRGKLSGVLRRLPDIERRVLELRMGLSDGTPAKPGEVAATLGLTIGEVKKIEARAFSRIREVGPIKGLERFLGR
- a CDS encoding DUF5317 family protein, producing MDGMVLVLATVLCAVLIGYARGGRLANLGYVHLRQGWLVLASVVAQVVLAAVSMAGGPTAAMAPPMLLVSHVALLAFVVCNRILPGMLLVFAGFAMNAAVITANGAMPVARDALLAVSRGEATTITPGKHRLLAEGDLLTPLADIFAIPVLRTVVSAGDVVLAAGVAILVVNLMAVRSRPRGERAQSEQAA
- a CDS encoding NAD-dependent epimerase/dehydratase family protein, encoding MRVLVTGGAGFIGSNLVDRLLADGHEVTVLDNLSTGYLHNLAQARRDPDLPLRFSRLDITSTALEPAVARARPQIVLHLAAQIDVRQSVVDPVHDAMVNVIGTVALLEACRRNDVEKVVLTTSGGCIYGEPTADELPIDEAYPGHPHSPYGASKRGVEEYLHAYEAMYGLRWTSLALANVFGPRQDPGGEAGVVSIFGGRMLAEQPVTIYGDGEQTRDFVFVDDVVHAFVLAMDRGDGLRCNIGTGEPTSVNALFAELADLTGYAARAEHAPERTGELRQIALDARRAGAELGWKPWTTLREGLGATLDWMR
- the rsrA gene encoding mycothiol system anti-sigma-R factor; this encodes MNESCREVLAELDVFLDGECGDDLEEAVRRHLGECPPCVDRADFQRELRALIASKCKDAAPSGLLDRVIDNLTAR
- a CDS encoding sigma-70 family RNA polymerase sigma factor, which translates into the protein MATRQELTETERHAFFTRDALPYLDALYSAALRYTRNPADAEDLVQETYAKAYEKFHQFEPGTNLKAWLYRILGNTYINSYRRRQRRPTEVSADAAEDRDFSLYDRIAGAPHAPAEIEVLSRLTDDEVKAALAELPDTFRMAVYLADVEGFRYAEIAEIMGTPVGTVMSRLHRGRARLHKALYSYARDRGLLGPQDHPDPEEPST
- a CDS encoding Rv3235 family protein; this encodes MTARAPRDPARPPPRPRAGAGAGPCGPAGRRPGPRRPPERDAGAEQLHRLAAGFVQAFLEVECGLRPRDQLIPVLCPLLADRLFPVWVRQGALGRVVRIYGVRVTPRRYEAVVLVRRGPRVGALVVALARSDRGWRVVDAARCEDAATATRPVRPPRAPAPIGGPEARILAAGPPAR
- a CDS encoding peptidoglycan DD-metalloendopeptidase family protein; the protein is MHAHPPAWRVRPAHLTAPMTWGAVAVVGLLVAALVVWPASTPAHAGDPRIERAQEQRRQAQQHLDGVLQHLRAVEAEVARAEAELAGLTSKTDAHREDARQATAAVAHLAQTSYRYGSADPTLALLASDSPDQAMEHARLLGVVARQGREGYEAASAARIRTQVAAEEADRVAATLAASRDELERTRREAAGLVATAQREEEEARTVVAAEQAAAARARAAREAAAAAASRPARGGSSSSAPADGPVDAPASAPASAAAPVAGGVACPVGRPHSYSDTWGAARSGGRAHKGTDILAARGIPIYAYESGVVSRLNSNRLGGISLYLQGNSGNRYYYTHLQGYVAGLSAGQQVSAGQQIAINGDTGNARGIPHLHFEVFPGGGGNANPYPYVRRACG
- a CDS encoding NUDIX hydrolase codes for the protein MSPELVAVAVERLAGIRAVTPSTATARTLTDAGLRVDPVALTDLGAASAPAVVLLDDELARAGEHAEGLLAQAAQVLVRGGLVVAGARGTVHAAVTGRGRDPGRTFTAVELSRALGHHGFAVELLCAPGAGRALAGTAAAYEPDTDRQPGLLDAAPHVVAAGRRYPDDAARSAAFFSSLPRKVVAAATLCHDAQGRLLCVHDSFKRHWTIPGGVVDADEDPRTGAERETWEEAGLRVRGGDLLGVFAASWPDRLILIYAATALDDTTQRLIPRHSHEIDDVAWLPHDEALARLAPHKADQVRRCLDTPGGTWRQGPVG
- a CDS encoding PGPGW domain-containing protein, coding for MTDDTDRIRAKLANRRWDARRMVVTLLGFTVVVLGLLLLVLPGPGLLVVVLGFAILATEFVWAWRAQRFLHAKARSAGRGARRSRIGRSLTRRTETKPPDAA